The Algoriphagus sanaruensis genome window below encodes:
- a CDS encoding acyl-CoA dehydrogenase, which yields MNFQLTEEQLAVREAAREFAQNELLPGVIERDSEARFPWEQIKKMGELGLMGMMVDPSYNGGGMDTISYAIAMEELSKVDASASVSMSVNNSLVCWGLEKYGTEAQKQKYLTRLATGEVLGAFCLSEPEAGSDATSQRTSAELKGDHYILNGTKNWITNGSSASIYLVIAQTDPSKGHKGISVFIVEKEWEGFIVGKKEDKLGIRGSDTHSLMFNDVKVPVENRIGEEGFGFTFAMETLNGGRIGIAAQALGIAAGAYELSLAYSKERKAFGKPISQHQAIQFKLADMATQIEAARLLVYKAAWLKDQGEDYAHASAMAKLYASEVAMNTTIEAVQIHGGYGYVKEYHVERLMRDAKITQIYEGTSEIQKIVISRGVLK from the coding sequence ATGAATTTCCAACTTACAGAAGAGCAATTGGCAGTTCGTGAGGCTGCACGTGAGTTTGCCCAAAATGAATTACTTCCAGGGGTCATCGAGAGAGATTCAGAAGCGCGGTTCCCTTGGGAACAAATTAAGAAAATGGGAGAGCTGGGATTGATGGGAATGATGGTTGATCCTTCATACAATGGAGGAGGAATGGATACCATTTCCTACGCAATTGCTATGGAAGAACTTTCGAAAGTAGATGCTTCAGCATCTGTGTCCATGTCAGTCAACAATTCCTTAGTTTGTTGGGGTCTTGAAAAATATGGTACTGAAGCCCAAAAACAGAAATACTTAACGCGTCTTGCCACAGGAGAAGTACTTGGGGCGTTTTGTCTTTCTGAACCAGAGGCGGGTTCAGATGCAACCTCACAACGAACCAGCGCTGAATTAAAGGGAGACCATTATATTTTGAATGGTACCAAGAACTGGATTACCAATGGATCTTCAGCAAGTATTTATTTGGTAATAGCTCAGACAGACCCGAGCAAGGGGCACAAAGGAATCTCTGTGTTTATCGTTGAGAAAGAATGGGAAGGATTTATTGTCGGTAAAAAAGAAGACAAACTAGGCATCCGTGGTTCTGACACCCATTCCCTAATGTTTAATGACGTTAAAGTACCCGTCGAAAATCGAATTGGGGAGGAAGGCTTTGGATTTACCTTTGCCATGGAAACCCTAAATGGCGGAAGAATTGGAATAGCTGCTCAAGCACTAGGAATAGCTGCTGGTGCCTATGAACTTTCCCTTGCCTATTCAAAAGAAAGAAAGGCTTTTGGAAAGCCAATCAGCCAACATCAAGCTATTCAATTTAAGCTGGCAGATATGGCTACTCAAATTGAAGCCGCGAGACTTTTGGTGTACAAAGCAGCTTGGTTAAAAGATCAAGGCGAGGACTATGCTCATGCCTCAGCGATGGCAAAACTATATGCATCAGAAGTAGCTATGAATACCACCATTGAAGCTGTACAAATTCATGGTGGGTATGGATATGTCAAAGAATACCATGTAGAACGCCTCATGCGCGATGCCAAAATCACTCAAATTTATGAAGGTACCTCAGAAATCCAGAAAATTGTAATTTCCCGAGGTGTTCTGAAATAG
- a CDS encoding S9 family peptidase yields the protein MNMIKSWRVFSLVLIAMIGMAINTQAQNLKKVTLEDIFKKGTFNEKSVYGINWMKDGQFYSSLVQRGGAPAVVKINLATGEEAGVLLDGAKLGLNFSSYSFNADESKALIATDVESIYRRSSKGIFYVVDMASGQKQQLMNGEKISYATLSPDNDKVAFVKDNDLFMVELASNKLTQITQDGEWNKVINGAADWVYEEEFSMAQAFKWSPDGKKIAFIRFDESQVPEFNMQTWGPLYPQDYKFKYPKAGEKNSTVSIHVYDLATAKTQKIDAGTETDIYLPRIYWTQNANTLAFIRMNRLQNQLDIFHANATSGESKLIISETSKTYVDLDYNDDLQYLSDGKTFIRTSEQDGFKHIYHHNLDGSLIRQITSGSWEVTSMVGIDEKAKKLYFISTEASPLERNFYVINLDGKGKKILTPLKGSHTINMSPDHKFYIDYYSTADMPVKVTLNDAAGKELKVLEDNQALRDRLAGFALGKKEFFTFPTVDGTELNGYIIKPADFDPNKKYPVLMYVYGGPGSQNVLNSWGGTRDFWHQQLAAEGIIVACVDNRGTGARGRDFKHSTYANLGKLETIDQIEGAKYFAKMPFVDPTRIGIWGWSYGGYMSSLSLMVGNEVFKTAIAVAPVTTWRYYDTIYTERYLQTPQLNPSGYDENSPISHVNKLKGNFLLIHGTGDDNVHFQNSVDLVNALIAADKQFETFYYPNRNHGIYGGNTTWHLYTMMTDFLKRKL from the coding sequence ATGAATATGATTAAAAGTTGGAGAGTATTCAGCCTCGTCTTGATCGCCATGATCGGAATGGCTATCAACACCCAAGCTCAAAATCTTAAAAAGGTAACCTTAGAAGATATCTTCAAAAAAGGGACCTTCAACGAAAAATCCGTCTATGGCATCAATTGGATGAAAGATGGACAATTTTACAGTTCGCTCGTCCAGCGTGGTGGAGCACCAGCCGTAGTTAAGATCAATTTGGCCACAGGAGAAGAAGCTGGAGTTTTATTGGATGGAGCCAAGCTTGGGCTAAACTTTTCAAGCTATTCGTTCAATGCCGATGAATCAAAGGCATTGATTGCTACAGATGTCGAATCCATTTACCGCAGATCTTCCAAGGGAATTTTCTATGTGGTAGATATGGCCTCAGGCCAAAAGCAGCAATTGATGAACGGAGAAAAAATCTCCTATGCAACCCTCTCACCGGACAACGATAAGGTAGCTTTTGTAAAAGACAATGACCTGTTTATGGTCGAGTTGGCAAGCAACAAACTGACCCAAATCACTCAGGATGGCGAATGGAACAAGGTCATCAACGGTGCTGCCGACTGGGTGTACGAGGAGGAATTTTCTATGGCTCAAGCTTTCAAATGGTCGCCTGACGGCAAAAAGATCGCTTTCATCCGCTTCGATGAATCCCAAGTACCAGAATTTAACATGCAGACTTGGGGACCGCTTTATCCGCAGGATTACAAGTTTAAGTATCCAAAAGCAGGAGAAAAGAATTCCACGGTAAGTATCCATGTCTATGATTTGGCTACCGCAAAAACTCAAAAGATCGATGCGGGAACCGAAACTGACATCTACCTTCCAAGAATCTACTGGACACAGAATGCCAATACCTTGGCTTTCATCCGAATGAATAGACTCCAGAATCAACTGGATATCTTCCATGCTAATGCCACTTCGGGCGAAAGCAAACTGATCATCTCCGAGACATCTAAAACTTATGTGGACCTCGACTACAACGATGACTTGCAATACCTCAGCGACGGAAAAACATTTATCCGTACCTCCGAACAAGACGGTTTCAAACACATCTATCACCACAATTTAGACGGATCACTTATTCGGCAGATCACTTCAGGCAGTTGGGAAGTGACTTCGATGGTAGGTATCGATGAAAAAGCCAAAAAACTTTATTTCATTTCAACCGAGGCCTCTCCACTGGAGCGTAATTTTTACGTGATCAACTTGGATGGAAAAGGAAAAAAAATCCTAACTCCTTTGAAGGGCAGCCATACCATTAATATGAGCCCTGATCATAAATTTTACATCGATTACTACTCTACAGCAGATATGCCTGTCAAGGTAACCTTGAACGATGCTGCCGGAAAGGAACTAAAGGTTTTAGAGGATAATCAGGCTTTGAGAGATCGCCTAGCAGGTTTTGCATTAGGAAAAAAGGAGTTTTTCACCTTCCCAACTGTGGACGGAACCGAGCTCAATGGCTATATCATCAAGCCGGCTGACTTTGATCCCAACAAAAAATATCCTGTCCTGATGTATGTGTATGGAGGCCCAGGCTCTCAAAATGTATTGAACTCTTGGGGAGGAACTCGTGACTTTTGGCATCAACAACTTGCGGCTGAAGGAATTATCGTGGCCTGTGTCGATAATCGAGGAACAGGAGCTCGAGGCAGAGATTTTAAGCATTCTACCTATGCTAATCTTGGAAAACTAGAAACGATCGATCAGATCGAGGGTGCAAAATATTTTGCTAAAATGCCATTTGTCGATCCCACTAGAATCGGGATTTGGGGTTGGTCGTATGGTGGCTATATGTCTTCGCTATCTTTAATGGTAGGAAACGAAGTGTTCAAGACAGCTATCGCAGTAGCTCCGGTCACGACTTGGAGATATTATGACACCATCTACACCGAGCGCTATCTTCAAACGCCTCAATTAAACCCGTCTGGATATGATGAAAACAGCCCAATTTCTCATGTTAACAAGCTGAAAGGAAATTTCCTTTTAATTCACGGAACCGGTGACGACAATGTCCACTTCCAAAATTCTGTGGATTTGGTAAATGCGCTGATCGCTGCAGACAAGCAATTTGAAACGTTTTATTATCCAAATAGAAATCATGGCATCTACGGCGGCAATACCACCTGGCATCTCTATACCATGATGACCGATTTCCTTAAGCGAAAACTTTAA
- a CDS encoding geranylgeranylglyceryl/heptaprenylglyceryl phosphate synthase produces MKKLSKLISELAISGRKGVAWLVDPDKYLDFEALNWINEADLDLILFGGSSVDSGVFQSNLSTLKRRFPRVPLCIFPGSADQLSPDADGVLFLSLISGTNPEFLISSQIKAAFKVVEFGLEALPTGYLLINSGELLSVHKASNTLPILNSEVEKAVQIALAGKLLGLDYLYLEAGSGAKEPVSPEIISQIKKQTGLPLFVGGGIRDSKAVRRAFDAGADLVVLGNSIEKDPSFLAEVLEFKAMYNQLLHVN; encoded by the coding sequence TTGAAGAAACTAAGTAAACTCATATCCGAACTCGCAATTTCAGGTCGAAAAGGAGTCGCATGGTTAGTTGACCCAGATAAATACCTGGATTTTGAAGCATTGAATTGGATAAATGAGGCTGATTTAGACCTAATTCTTTTCGGTGGGAGTAGCGTAGATTCCGGTGTATTTCAATCCAATCTATCGACGCTAAAAAGAAGATTCCCAAGGGTTCCGCTCTGCATTTTTCCTGGGTCTGCAGATCAATTATCGCCCGATGCAGATGGAGTTTTGTTTTTGTCCCTTATTTCAGGAACAAATCCTGAGTTCTTGATTTCATCCCAGATTAAAGCAGCATTTAAAGTAGTCGAATTTGGACTCGAAGCTTTACCGACTGGGTATTTGTTGATCAATTCGGGGGAGCTATTAAGTGTCCATAAGGCAAGCAACACCCTTCCGATTTTGAATTCGGAGGTTGAAAAAGCGGTGCAAATTGCCTTAGCAGGGAAGCTTTTGGGTTTGGATTATTTATACCTGGAGGCTGGAAGTGGAGCCAAAGAACCCGTGAGTCCTGAAATTATTTCCCAGATAAAAAAACAGACTGGTCTGCCACTTTTTGTGGGAGGAGGTATTCGGGATTCAAAAGCTGTTAGAAGAGCATTTGATGCAGGAGCAGATTTGGTCGTTTTGGGAAACTCCATAGAAAAAGACCCCAGCTTTTTGGCTGAGGTCTTGGAATTTAAAGCGATGTATAATCAGTTATTGCACGTTAATTAA
- a CDS encoding TIGR00730 family Rossman fold protein, producing MSHIDEKKSEERIRRAFKERDWSEIKSADSWAIFKVMSEFVEGFEKLAKIGPCVSVFGSARTPRDHHYYKVAEEIAAKLVRHGYGVITGGGPGIMEAGNKGAFSEGGKSVGLNIHLPFEQFNNIYIDRDKLLTFDYFFVRKVMFIRYSQGFVVLPGGFGTLDEFFEALTLIQTNKIGRFPIVLVGKDYWSGLVDWIKSTLLRGDPNYISESDLDLFHVVDDATEAVKVIDEFYSKYLLSPNF from the coding sequence ATGAGCCACATTGACGAAAAAAAATCTGAAGAACGTATTCGAAGAGCCTTCAAAGAGAGGGATTGGAGCGAGATAAAAAGCGCTGATTCTTGGGCAATTTTTAAAGTGATGTCTGAGTTCGTAGAGGGTTTTGAGAAGCTCGCCAAAATCGGCCCTTGCGTTTCTGTTTTTGGATCAGCTCGAACCCCCAGAGACCATCACTATTACAAAGTAGCGGAAGAAATTGCAGCAAAATTAGTTCGGCATGGTTATGGGGTCATAACAGGTGGTGGTCCAGGAATCATGGAGGCCGGGAATAAAGGGGCCTTTTCTGAAGGAGGAAAGTCTGTGGGATTGAATATACATCTGCCTTTTGAGCAGTTTAATAATATCTATATCGACCGCGATAAGCTTCTGACTTTTGATTACTTCTTTGTCCGCAAAGTCATGTTTATTCGGTATTCACAAGGGTTTGTAGTACTCCCAGGTGGATTTGGAACTTTGGATGAGTTCTTTGAAGCACTTACATTAATTCAAACCAATAAAATCGGTCGATTCCCAATCGTTTTGGTCGGAAAGGACTATTGGAGCGGTTTGGTAGATTGGATCAAATCAACCTTACTTCGAGGCGACCCAAATTACATCAGTGAATCTGACTTGGATTTGTTTCATGTAGTGGATGATGCCACCGAAGCTGTCAAAGTCATCGATGAGTTTTACAGCAAGTACCTACTCAGTCCTAACTTCTAG
- a CDS encoding MBL fold metallo-hydrolase: MNIKQFYDEGLAHASYAILSEGKVALVDPGRNPQQYYDFAEAHDAQIVAVIETHPHADFVSSHLEFHKNEGATIYVSKLVGAEYPHVGFDEGDSFQLGKVSFHSLHTPGHSPDSISILLKDENGKDHALFSGDTLFIGDVGRPDLREKAGNMTAQREELARMMYHTVQNKLKPLADDVLVFPAHGAGSLCGKNLSDARQSTIGEQRATNWAFSDLDEKAFMDSLLQGQPYIPKYFGYDVDMNKKGAPAYQRSLSQVSIWPAGSTLPEGALVIDARKNEQFVAGHIPGAINIMNGGKFETWLGSIVGPEEKFFLVADSAAELEILITKSAKIGYEQLIKGAVVNPAGMTETGTSFDLESFKSNQEAYTIVDIRSRDEHANSPIFEGALNIPLQELRERAAEIPTAKPVLIHCAGGYRSAAGSSIVAGALKGAEVLDFSEAIKEFQTVAH; the protein is encoded by the coding sequence ATGAATATCAAGCAATTTTACGACGAGGGTTTAGCCCATGCGAGCTATGCAATTTTATCTGAAGGAAAAGTCGCCTTGGTTGATCCAGGAAGAAATCCTCAGCAATACTATGATTTTGCCGAAGCTCATGATGCACAAATCGTTGCTGTAATCGAAACTCATCCCCATGCTGACTTTGTAAGTTCCCACTTGGAATTTCACAAAAATGAAGGTGCTACCATTTATGTTTCCAAACTAGTGGGGGCAGAATACCCTCATGTTGGTTTTGACGAAGGAGATTCATTCCAATTGGGCAAAGTTTCATTTCATTCTTTGCATACTCCCGGCCATTCCCCGGATTCAATCAGCATCTTGTTGAAAGATGAAAATGGAAAAGATCATGCCTTGTTCTCAGGTGATACCTTGTTTATCGGTGATGTAGGTCGTCCTGACTTAAGAGAAAAAGCAGGGAATATGACCGCACAGCGGGAAGAGCTTGCCCGAATGATGTACCACACAGTTCAGAATAAATTAAAGCCATTGGCGGATGATGTACTTGTATTCCCTGCTCATGGCGCCGGTTCACTTTGTGGTAAAAACCTTAGTGATGCCCGTCAATCCACCATTGGGGAGCAGCGCGCCACCAACTGGGCATTTTCTGATTTGGATGAAAAGGCCTTTATGGATTCCCTACTTCAGGGACAGCCGTACATTCCAAAATACTTTGGCTACGACGTCGACATGAACAAAAAAGGTGCACCTGCTTATCAGCGGTCCCTTTCTCAAGTAAGTATATGGCCTGCTGGATCAACTCTTCCAGAAGGAGCGTTGGTGATAGATGCACGCAAAAATGAGCAGTTTGTGGCTGGTCATATTCCGGGTGCGATCAATATCATGAATGGTGGAAAATTTGAAACCTGGTTGGGTTCAATCGTCGGTCCAGAGGAGAAATTCTTCTTGGTCGCTGATTCTGCCGCCGAATTGGAAATTCTGATTACCAAGTCAGCCAAAATTGGCTATGAGCAGCTGATCAAAGGAGCAGTGGTTAATCCAGCTGGAATGACGGAAACTGGAACTTCTTTCGATTTGGAATCTTTCAAATCAAATCAAGAGGCATACACAATAGTAGATATCAGAAGCCGGGATGAACATGCGAATTCACCAATTTTCGAAGGAGCGTTAAATATTCCACTTCAAGAGCTAAGAGAAAGAGCAGCTGAAATTCCAACAGCGAAGCCAGTTTTGATCCATTGCGCAGGTGGTTATCGATCAGCCGCCGGGTCAAGTATCGTAGCAGGTGCTTTGAAAGGCGCGGAGGTTTTAGACTTCAGTGAAGCCATCAAAGAATTTCAAACGGTAGCTCATTAA
- a CDS encoding phage holin family protein — translation MLNIGEIIQTIKSIVETRVGLIKQEIQEEFVGILSRLMLLVIIGSLLLLTFLFLSLSMAFYISQVMQSPYLGFLIVALIYLVVVLILYMSRDSFRVQNKVSGSLKNFIFTIKKPSDQDE, via the coding sequence ATGTTGAATATTGGAGAGATTATCCAAACCATAAAGTCAATCGTAGAGACACGAGTGGGTTTGATAAAGCAAGAAATTCAAGAGGAATTTGTTGGAATTTTATCTCGATTAATGCTTCTGGTGATCATTGGATCATTGCTATTACTTACATTTTTGTTTTTGTCTTTATCCATGGCATTTTACATCAGTCAGGTTATGCAGAGCCCATATTTAGGGTTTTTGATTGTGGCACTGATTTACTTGGTAGTGGTTTTGATTCTGTACATGAGTAGAGATTCATTTCGAGTGCAAAACAAGGTTAGTGGCTCGCTGAAAAATTTTATTTTCACTATCAAGAAACCTTCAGATCAAGATGAGTAA
- a CDS encoding AraC family transcriptional regulator: MEYYNKVIESVHVRFLKASNYKIDKPIAVQDYQEQDNALILLHHGTLKFGDDQEVVNEGEVIFLPKGQKKLITFGSGTKRLEISSENFSENRRKYLQSISFKDIKATDDDCISIINFESKVFDVVNFFNSLDIPPFIIRFNDRIAILMEDIMKETEISNVGKERSLKAQTEVLVIELLRHILKNRLFTEELSTNSTYFKDPRLIDLFNFIKNNISGDLSNKILAKVANVSEDYVGQYFKMLTGINPQDYIEYQRMEAAVELLRTTKKSIRDIGKEVGYKDTAYFCRRFKMMYGVPAGKMRRRESLINVQ, from the coding sequence ATGGAATACTACAATAAAGTTATCGAATCGGTACATGTTCGGTTTCTAAAGGCTTCAAATTACAAAATTGACAAGCCGATTGCCGTTCAAGATTATCAAGAACAAGATAACGCACTGATTTTGCTACATCATGGAACCCTGAAATTTGGGGACGATCAAGAAGTAGTCAATGAGGGAGAAGTTATCTTTCTTCCAAAAGGCCAAAAAAAATTAATAACGTTTGGTTCCGGCACAAAACGTTTGGAAATCTCTTCAGAGAATTTCTCAGAAAACAGAAGAAAATACCTTCAAAGCATCAGTTTCAAAGACATTAAAGCAACTGATGATGACTGCATTTCAATCATAAACTTTGAATCTAAAGTTTTTGACGTAGTCAATTTCTTCAATTCCTTGGATATTCCTCCTTTTATCATCCGATTCAATGATCGCATTGCCATTTTGATGGAAGATATCATGAAGGAAACAGAAATTTCGAATGTAGGAAAAGAGCGCTCACTTAAGGCCCAAACCGAAGTTTTAGTCATCGAACTGTTGAGACATATTCTCAAAAACCGTCTGTTTACTGAAGAATTATCTACAAACTCAACCTATTTCAAAGATCCAAGATTGATTGATTTGTTCAATTTCATTAAGAACAACATCAGCGGGGACCTTTCCAATAAAATTCTTGCCAAAGTGGCCAATGTTTCGGAGGATTATGTTGGTCAATACTTTAAAATGTTGACCGGTATTAACCCTCAAGACTACATCGAATACCAGCGAATGGAAGCCGCTGTAGAACTACTTCGAACAACCAAAAAATCAATTCGCGATATTGGAAAAGAGGTAGGTTATAAGGACACCGCTTATTTCTGTAGAAGATTCAAAATGATGTATGGAGTTCCGGCGGGAAAAATGAGAAGACGGGAGTCTTTAATTAACGTGCAATAA
- a CDS encoding zinc metallopeptidase produces the protein MIILIVVVFAILGFVVSSRLKSKFRKYSQTALQANLSGAEIAKLMLADHHIHDVQVVCVEGQLTDHYNPMNKTVNLSPDVYYGRNAAATAVAAHECGHAVQHATSYAWLNFRSALVPIQNISGKILNVVLIASLFGGFALGLPVPIIGYIVVGSYSVMTLFTLVTLPVEFDASNRALAWVQSRNIVTRPEYEMSKDALKWAAMTYVVAALASLATLAYYIFIFFGNRD, from the coding sequence ATGATTATCTTAATCGTAGTCGTATTCGCAATCCTCGGGTTTGTTGTCAGCAGCAGACTCAAAAGCAAGTTTAGAAAATATTCTCAAACTGCCCTTCAAGCAAATCTTTCTGGGGCAGAGATCGCCAAACTCATGTTGGCAGATCATCATATTCACGATGTTCAGGTTGTTTGTGTAGAAGGTCAGCTTACTGACCATTACAACCCAATGAATAAAACTGTCAATCTATCCCCAGATGTTTATTATGGAAGAAATGCTGCCGCCACAGCTGTAGCAGCACACGAATGTGGACACGCTGTTCAGCATGCTACCTCCTATGCATGGCTTAACTTCCGATCTGCATTGGTTCCAATCCAAAACATCTCTGGAAAAATTCTAAATGTAGTATTGATCGCTTCCCTCTTCGGAGGATTTGCTTTAGGCCTTCCTGTACCGATAATCGGATATATTGTAGTAGGGTCTTATTCTGTCATGACTTTATTCACCTTGGTTACTCTTCCAGTTGAATTTGACGCATCTAATAGAGCATTAGCTTGGGTACAAAGTCGAAATATCGTAACCCGGCCGGAATACGAAATGTCTAAAGATGCTCTAAAATGGGCAGCCATGACCTATGTCGTAGCGGCTTTAGCCTCTTTGGCCACATTAGCATACTATATATTTATTTTCTTTGGCAATAGAGATTGA
- a CDS encoding YkgJ family cysteine cluster protein has protein sequence MNLFQKSQAVQEVFRELEEEAKVFHEEGGMRCISGCGFCCANPKVPASPLEFLPLAFDLYEKGLADEFANKLAMQDAPGICIVYKSQSEDQSKGFCGSYVNRGLICRLFGASARRNSKTGKKELITCKILKAEKQEPYQTLMNRINQDMEIPMAPSFYTRLNDIDEYLSNLYPINQAILMALELVLRYKFYQESDSSVDL, from the coding sequence ATGAATCTTTTCCAAAAATCACAAGCCGTCCAAGAAGTCTTCCGAGAATTGGAAGAAGAAGCAAAAGTTTTTCATGAAGAAGGCGGGATGAGATGTATCTCAGGCTGTGGTTTTTGTTGCGCCAATCCCAAAGTTCCTGCCTCTCCTTTGGAGTTTTTACCCCTTGCTTTTGATCTCTATGAAAAGGGCCTTGCAGATGAGTTTGCGAATAAATTGGCTATGCAAGATGCCCCTGGTATTTGTATTGTATACAAGTCCCAATCAGAGGATCAAAGTAAAGGGTTCTGTGGAAGCTATGTGAATAGGGGATTAATTTGTAGGCTTTTTGGTGCATCAGCTCGAAGGAACTCCAAAACTGGGAAAAAGGAACTCATCACTTGTAAAATCCTAAAAGCTGAAAAGCAAGAGCCCTATCAGACCTTGATGAATCGGATCAATCAAGATATGGAGATTCCGATGGCTCCTTCCTTTTATACTCGCCTCAATGATATTGATGAATACCTGAGCAATTTGTATCCTATCAATCAGGCAATTCTTATGGCATTAGAGCTGGTACTTCGTTATAAATTTTATCAGGAGTCGGATTCATCGGTTGACCTCTAA
- a CDS encoding D-alanine--D-alanine ligase produces the protein MKKKIALVTGGFTGESVISLKSAAVVEKTIDRARYDVYKILIYPGDWHFICSSGEKIPVDLNDFSISIGDEKIKFDGVFNILHGSPGEDGKLAGYFDMLGIPYTTCDQLTSAITMNKGYTKAIVHDIPELHVAKSIQLFENSPLNGSKIQSELQLPLFIKPNNGGSSIGMSKVKTWEELPEALEKAFAEDKQVLVEEFVSGREFSIGIFKGKGNITVLPATEIVSSKEFFDYEAKYVPGVCEEITPGRMTEEEVERVGRIVTKVYEKLNCKGAVRIDYFLQHGTGKFYFIEINTVPGQTETSLISQQVRAIGMEVKEFYTQLIEEMFA, from the coding sequence ATGAAGAAGAAAATCGCCTTGGTTACCGGTGGATTTACCGGTGAATCAGTCATCTCCTTGAAAAGTGCAGCAGTAGTTGAGAAGACTATTGACCGAGCACGTTATGATGTTTATAAGATTTTGATCTATCCTGGGGATTGGCATTTTATCTGTTCTTCCGGAGAAAAAATTCCAGTAGACCTGAACGATTTTAGTATTTCCATTGGGGACGAAAAAATCAAATTTGACGGTGTATTTAATATTCTTCACGGATCTCCCGGGGAAGATGGAAAACTAGCGGGCTATTTTGATATGCTTGGTATTCCTTACACGACTTGCGATCAATTGACATCTGCGATTACCATGAACAAGGGCTACACGAAAGCCATTGTCCACGATATTCCTGAATTACATGTGGCAAAGTCAATCCAACTTTTCGAAAATTCTCCATTGAATGGTTCAAAAATCCAATCTGAGCTTCAACTTCCTCTTTTTATCAAACCAAATAATGGAGGGAGCTCTATTGGGATGAGCAAGGTGAAAACCTGGGAAGAATTACCTGAAGCTTTGGAAAAAGCATTTGCAGAGGACAAGCAGGTCTTGGTCGAGGAATTTGTATCGGGAAGGGAGTTTTCAATTGGGATTTTCAAAGGAAAAGGAAATATTACGGTCTTACCTGCAACTGAGATTGTCAGCAGTAAGGAGTTTTTTGACTATGAAGCCAAATATGTACCCGGAGTCTGTGAAGAAATTACTCCTGGAAGAATGACCGAAGAGGAAGTTGAACGGGTTGGTCGTATTGTGACAAAAGTTTATGAAAAACTCAACTGTAAGGGGGCTGTGCGTATTGATTACTTCTTACAGCACGGAACTGGAAAATTTTACTTTATAGAGATCAATACAGTACCGGGGCAGACAGAAACTAGTTTGATATCTCAACAGGTTCGTGCGATTGGGATGGAAGTGAAGGAGTTTTACACCCAATTGATTGAGGAGATGTTTGCCTAA